The proteins below come from a single Mugil cephalus isolate CIBA_MC_2020 chromosome 7, CIBA_Mcephalus_1.1, whole genome shotgun sequence genomic window:
- the LOC125010945 gene encoding tripartite motif-containing protein 16-like, whose protein sequence is MAQKRVELDEGSFSCFICLDLQKDPVTIPCGHSFCMSCIKRHFDVEDKKKIYSCPDCAQLFKARPVLVQSTMLAALVGQLKKTGLQAAAANHCYAGPEDVACDVCTGRKLKAFKSCLVCLASYCEKHLQPHYDAAPLKKHKLVDPSKKLQENICSRHDEVMKIFCRTDQQSICYLCSVEEHKGHDTVSAAAERTERQREVEVRRQNIQQMIQDKEKDVKLLQQELKAIAHSADKTVKDSQEIFTEMIRLLQERSSIAELEVRSQQETEESRVKEVQEKLEQEITELKREDAELKQLSDTEDHNQFLHNHPSLSPLSQSTYSNSINIRPPRIFEDMNAAVTELRKKLEDILRETTTYMTLTVKEVDVLLPQPGPKTRDEFLKYSCIITLDPNTVHRRLVLSEKNRKVSSVKKIQPYPDHPERFTDCRQVLSTESLTQRCYWEVERKGIVGVAVAYENVSRTGKESEFGRNDKSWALYCTADNSTFVYNNVQTLFSSPRSSRVGVYLDHGGGILSFYNVSKTMTLLHRVQTTFTQPLHAGLYIWESKAEFTKVK, encoded by the coding sequence ATGGCGCAGAAAAGGGTTGAACTGGATGAAGGAAGCTTTTCTTGTTTCATCTGTCTGGATCTACAAAAGGATCCAGTGActattccctgtggacacagcttCTGCATGAGCTGTATTAAAAGACACTTTGATGtagaggacaagaagaaaatcTACAGCTGTCCTGACTGTGCACAACTCTTCAAAGCGAGGCCTGTCCTGGTACAAAGCACCATGTTAGCAGCTTTAGTGgggcagctgaagaagactggactccaagctgctgctgctaatcactgctatgctggacctgaagatgtggcctgtgatgtctgtactggaagaaaactgaaagccttcaagtcctgtttagTCTGTCTGGcatcttactgtgagaaacatcTTCAGCCTCATTATGATGCAGCtcctttaaagaaacacaagctggtggatccctccaagaagctccaggagaacatctgctctcgtcatgatgaggtgatgaagattttctgtcgtactgatcagcagagtatctgttatctctgctctgtggaggaacataaaggccacgacacagtctcagctgcagcagaaaggactgagaggcagagagaggtggaggtgagacgacaaaacatccagcagatgatccaggacaaagagaaagatgtgaagctgcttcaacaggagctgaaggccatcgctcactctgctgataaaacagtgaaggacagtcaggagatcttcactgagatgatccgtctcctccaggaaaGAAGTTCTATTGCAGAGCTGgaggtcagatcccagcaggaaactgaagagagtcgagtcaaagaggttcaggagaagctggagcaggagatcactgagctgaagagggaagacgctgagctgaagcagctctcagacacagaggatcacaaccagtttctacacaaccACCCCTCACTGTCACCACTGAGTCAATCTACATACTCAAACAGCATCAATATTCGTCCTCCGCGGATCTTTGAGGACATGAACgcagctgtgacagagctcagaaagaaactagaggacattctgagagagacaaCGACATACATGACGCTGACAGTGAaagaagtggatgttttactgccacaaccgggaccaaagaccagagatgaattcttgAAGTATTCATGTAtaatcacactggatccaaacacagtaCACAGACGTCTGGTACTGTCTGAGAAGAACAGAAAAGTatcatcagtaaaaaaaatacagccttATCCTGATCATCCAGAAAGATTCACTGATTGTCGTCAGGTCCTGAGTACAGAGAGTCTGACTCaacgttgttactgggaggtggagaggaaagGGATTGTTGGTGTAGCAGTTGCATATGAGAATGTCAGCAGAACAGGGAAAGAAAGTGAATTTGGACGTAATGACAAATCTTGGGCATTATATTGTACCGCAGATAATTCTACATTTGTGTACAACAACGTCCAAACTCTCTTCTCTAGTCCTCgttcctccagagtaggagtgtacctggatcacgGAGGAGGTATTCTGTCCTTCTACAACGTCTCtaaaaccatgactctcctccacagagtccagaccacattcactcagccgctCCATGCTGGACTTTATATTTGGGAATCAAAAGCTGAGTTCACTAAAGTGAAGTAG